The genomic segment GCAGCACCACGTTTACCAACAGTTGGAAGGAATACGTCTTTGTTCCAAGCTGCATCGTTGATTTTGTCTTTCAAGCTTTCGCCGTTTACGTTCGCAAAACGGTAGTCAGCATACATTGTTGGAGAGTGGTTACCCCAAACAGTCATGTTTTCGATGTCAGAAACTGCAACACCCGCTTTTTGAGCAAGTTGAGTTAACGCACGGTTGTGGTCAAGACGCAACATTGCTGTGAAGTTTTTCGCTGGAAGATCTGGAGCAGATTTCATTGCGATGTAAGCGTTAGTGTTAGCAGGGTTACCTACAACAAGAACTTTAACATCACGGCTAGCAACTTCGTTCAGTGCTTGGCCTTGACCAATGAAGATTTCGCCATTTACTTTAAGCAGGTCAGCACGTTCCATACCAGGACCACGTGGACGTGAACCAACTAATAGAGCATAGTCTGCATCTTTGAAAGCTACTTTAGGATCATCAGTACCGATCATGCCCGCCAATAATGGGAAAGCACAGTCGTCTAGTTCCATCATTACGCCTTTAAGCGCTTGCTGAGCTTTCTCAACAGGAATTTCTAATAATTGAAGAATAACTGGTTGGTCTTTACCAAGCATTTCACCGCTTGCGATACGGAATAATAGGCTGTAACCAATTTGACCAGCAGCGCCAGTAACGGCAACGCGAACAGGTTGCTTCATGTAATTATCTCCAATTGAGAGGATCGTCATAATGATTAAATAGCTGTTCTATCTAATCTTAATAATCATAAACGGCAAAGATTGTACTCCAATCCTCTTCGAGATGCATGTAAAAGAGAATGGATTTCAACAAAAGTATGATAGGAAATATAAATTAATTTGGCTAAAAAGCTTAGTATGTCCCTTTTATTGTGACAGTTTTTGGGCATGTATTAATAATGTTTGCGGGACAGCCTTTATAGCCGCCATTGGCGTTGTAGCAGACCTGAATCGAGGTCAGCAGGCTGGACGCACGGGTCTGATGGCAGTTAAAGCGCAATGCTGTTGAAGGCAGTTGCGGATTGATTTTCAGAAATTTGGAACGCAGCATATCAATGGAAACGGTATGACTTTCCTGCTCGGTGAGTTCTTCAGGAACTTTCAGACGATCAGCATGATTGATCACCGTACGAAAATACTGCGTGGCATTCATCGGAATACAACCGCCAATATTATGCCAGAGCAATGCGCGGGTATTTTCATCCGGCATGATACGGGCCACCACTTTAGCCTGCAAAGGCGGTAACTTCGCAGAACTGGTAGTAGTGCAACGTGTTGATGTGGTTTGAGGATAGAGACCAGAAATATTTAGGGAATAACCTTCAAGACATTTTCTTTTTTTACTGTAGGCCGGATCCAGACTGCAAAGTGCCGGTACCATCTGGATGTCCATGACATAACCCGTTGGCAGTGCAAAGGCAGCTGGACTTGCTGCTAAAAATAAAAGCGCAGCCCATCCAGCAGAAATTTGAGCACCCCTTATTCCCTTGATCAACAAACTATCCTTCCCTTAGATTTTTTGAATGCTATGGTGTATTACGTAACGGAATGGCTTGCATACGCTTACCGACCGATTGTGCGCCCTGTCCCAATAAAATACCGTAATATGTCGCGTTCGTCATGACATGTTTCACATAATCTCGCGTTTCCAGTAAAGGAATGGTTTCGGTATATTGATCCGCAGCAATACTTTGGAATTCGGGTTGCCAACGGCGGGCACGGTTCGGGCCGGCATTATAACCTGCTGTTGCCAGTACTGGACTATTGCTCAATTGACGCTGAATTGTTGATAAATAGTAAGTTCCGTAACGGATATTGGTGTTCATATCGGTTAAGGCTGCCGGGTTATAGGTCTCACCCATTTGACGAGCGACCAGTTTGGCGGTGTCCGGCATGATTTGCATCAAACCACCAGCGCCTACATGAGAGCGTGCGCCGGTATTAAACCGGCTTTCCTGACGCATCAAACCATAAGCCCAGGCAGCATCAATGCCGGCATTACGGCTATGACTCACGACATAATTCTGATGTGGCATCGGATAACGATAATTGTAATTATGCTTGTCCGCCGTACGATCCGCTGCATAAATGGCACGGTCATACCAGCCCATATCCATCGCGCGTTTAGCTGCTGCCAACAGTAAATCGTCATCTTTTCTTAAATAAGCCTGTCGAACTGCCCAGTTCCATTCACGGTTAATATAATTCTCTGGCGCATTAATACTACGCAAGACAAAGGCACGGCGGAAATGAATATCCTGATTCAGACGTTGCATGGCCTGACTGGATGGCTGTGCCGAGTTCGGTGTAGAAGCCGTTAACTGACCTAATCTATCCCGTGCTAGCAGGTTATGATAATCCTCGCCGACTGCCAGTTTTTTATAGATACTTTCTGCTGCCTGTTTTGAAGCGCGATCTGTGCGCTGTTCACTGGCACGTGCCAGCCAGTATTGCCAGCGGTCTTCCTGTTTCTGGTTCACGCTCATGGCATCAATGGCACGAATCAGACTTTCCCAGGCACTAAAACGAATCGCCTGACGGGCATAAATTTCGGCTTCTTCCGGACTAAATGGCAAACCATAACTGGCATCCAGATAGTTCAGCACTTCACGGTTGAAGTTATTTTTCATTACCGTAGTGCCGCCGATATAACCCACAGTTCTGAATAGTGTTTTTTGTACTTGTACCGGTGTGCCTTCAGCAGTACGTTTTACAATGGACATTGCTGAATCAAGATCGCTATCTGCCAGACGCCCCAACGCATAAATCAGATAGGCATGATCAGCGGCAGTACTTTTAGGGGCTGACCATAAATAATTGGTTGGATTGGCCTGAATCGTATTGAGCTGAGCCAGAGACAGGTTAAGCCCTAAACCTTGTGCAGTGGCAATAGCCTGTCCAGACTGACCAGCACGTAATTGCACCCACAAACGCTGCTGGCGGTCTTCATTGGTCATAAGCGGACTGGATAACATCATGCGTCCCAAGCCTGTACAAGACTCAGGTTGAGAATTGGTGGTTAGCCAAACATCCTTAAACTCAGCATAAACCAGCTGATCGCCACTTTTGGCACGGACTTGTGCAACTGCACAGGCTTCAGCCGGATCGGCATTGGTAACATATTGCAGTACAGGTTGTGCAGTGGCAAAGTCAGCCATTTTGACTTTTTCTTCGACATAATCGGCTGCGAGTTTTTCTGCCATAGCCGACTGAGGATAACGTTGGGCGAAACTGATAATTTGACTGGCAGGTTGTGAGCCAAGATTCTGGTTCAGAATCCAGTATTCAGGATAATAGCCCAAGGCATCATTTTGCATGGCAGACTGATATTGTTGTAATTGTCCGACATTTCCAGCATTTGCCGCGCGTAAGGCATCATTAAATTGTTCTTCTGCTGCTTGCGCACTCATTGAACAGAGACACGCCACACTCAAGCTTAGTAATTTATAATATTTCTTCATATTTTTAGTGTGTTTAAACATCAATTTGCCTTCTATCATCGAGTTTTCGCCCAGCCCCTGTTGCCTATCATAAGAGTTAGCCGGAAAATTATAACCCACTGTATTGTTCACTTATGTAACCTTATGATTAGACAATATTAATTTTCAGACACTTTTTGTCCATAAATCAATATTTTCCCAGCCGCATTTTAGGCTATAAGTTTAAGCGACTTTCCTGCTAAAATATGCGCCTTTTAAAGATTTCAGAACGTGAATTGAATTTTTATTTACCCGTTTGCCTATGCAAACAGGTTATTCGTTCACTCTTTCGACGTATTACCTTGTAGGAGCCTACATGACGGTTCAAACCTTCATTCCGAATGGTGCCCCAGCTGCCTCAGAAAACACTGTCACCCAGCCAGCGCACACCCCAGCCATCGATGGTTCAGTTAAAAAACTGTATATCGAAACGCAAGGGTGTCAGATGAATGAGTATGACAGTCACCGTATGGCAGATCTGCTGGGCGATTCCCATGGCTATGTGCTAACCACCGATCCTAAAGAAGCGGATATTCTGCTGATGAATACCTGCTCGATCCGTGAAAAGGCACAAGAAAAAGTATTCTCAGAATTGGGCCGCTGGCGCAAGCTGAAAGAAAAAAATCCTGACCTGATTATTGGTGTCGGCGGATGTGTGGCCTCTCAGGAAGGTGACAATATCCAGAAACGTGCCAATTATGTGGACATGATTTTTGGTCCGCAAACCTTGCACCGTTTACCGCAAATGCTGGACCAGCATTTTGAGCAGGTCGAAAAACCGAAAAAAGAAAAAATTAAACTGGTCGATATTTCGTTCCCGGACATCGAAAAATTTGACTTCCTGCCTGAACCGCGTGTTGAAGGTTATAAGGCCTTTGTTTCGATCATGGAAGGCTGCTCAAAATACTGTTCATTCTGTGTAGTTCCATATACACGTGGCGAAGAAGTATCTCGCCCGCTGGATGACGTTCTGGCTGAAATTGCTGGCTTAGCAGAAAAAGGTGTGCGTGAAATTTCCCTGCTCGGTCAGAACGTGAATGGTTATCGCGGTGAGACCTTTGACGGAAAAATCTGTACTTTTGCC from the Acinetobacter sp. YWS30-1 genome contains:
- a CDS encoding ribonuclease I, with product MKGIRGAQISAGWAALLFLAASPAAFALPTGYVMDIQMVPALCSLDPAYSKKRKCLEGYSLNISGLYPQTTSTRCTTTSSAKLPPLQAKVVARIMPDENTRALLWHNIGGCIPMNATQYFRTVINHADRLKVPEELTEQESHTVSIDMLRSKFLKINPQLPSTALRFNCHQTRASSLLTSIQVCYNANGGYKGCPANIINTCPKTVTIKGTY
- a CDS encoding malate dehydrogenase — its product is MKQPVRVAVTGAAGQIGYSLLFRIASGEMLGKDQPVILQLLEIPVEKAQQALKGVMMELDDCAFPLLAGMIGTDDPKVAFKDADYALLVGSRPRGPGMERADLLKVNGEIFIGQGQALNEVASRDVKVLVVGNPANTNAYIAMKSAPDLPAKNFTAMLRLDHNRALTQLAQKAGVAVSDIENMTVWGNHSPTMYADYRFANVNGESLKDKINDAAWNKDVFLPTVGKRGAAIIEARGLSSAASAANAAIDHMRDWALGTNGKWVTMGIPSDGSYGIPEGVMFGFPVTTENGEYKIVQGLEIDEFSRERINVTLNELEEERAAVADMIK
- a CDS encoding lytic transglycosylase domain-containing protein is translated as MKKYYKLLSLSVACLCSMSAQAAEEQFNDALRAANAGNVGQLQQYQSAMQNDALGYYPEYWILNQNLGSQPASQIISFAQRYPQSAMAEKLAADYVEEKVKMADFATAQPVLQYVTNADPAEACAVAQVRAKSGDQLVYAEFKDVWLTTNSQPESCTGLGRMMLSSPLMTNEDRQQRLWVQLRAGQSGQAIATAQGLGLNLSLAQLNTIQANPTNYLWSAPKSTAADHAYLIYALGRLADSDLDSAMSIVKRTAEGTPVQVQKTLFRTVGYIGGTTVMKNNFNREVLNYLDASYGLPFSPEEAEIYARQAIRFSAWESLIRAIDAMSVNQKQEDRWQYWLARASEQRTDRASKQAAESIYKKLAVGEDYHNLLARDRLGQLTASTPNSAQPSSQAMQRLNQDIHFRRAFVLRSINAPENYINREWNWAVRQAYLRKDDDLLLAAAKRAMDMGWYDRAIYAADRTADKHNYNYRYPMPHQNYVVSHSRNAGIDAAWAYGLMRQESRFNTGARSHVGAGGLMQIMPDTAKLVARQMGETYNPAALTDMNTNIRYGTYYLSTIQRQLSNSPVLATAGYNAGPNRARRWQPEFQSIAADQYTETIPLLETRDYVKHVMTNATYYGILLGQGAQSVGKRMQAIPLRNTP
- the miaB gene encoding tRNA (N6-isopentenyl adenosine(37)-C2)-methylthiotransferase MiaB, with protein sequence MTVQTFIPNGAPAASENTVTQPAHTPAIDGSVKKLYIETQGCQMNEYDSHRMADLLGDSHGYVLTTDPKEADILLMNTCSIREKAQEKVFSELGRWRKLKEKNPDLIIGVGGCVASQEGDNIQKRANYVDMIFGPQTLHRLPQMLDQHFEQVEKPKKEKIKLVDISFPDIEKFDFLPEPRVEGYKAFVSIMEGCSKYCSFCVVPYTRGEEVSRPLDDVLAEIAGLAEKGVREISLLGQNVNGYRGETFDGKICTFADLLRLVAEIPGIGRIRYTTSHPLEFNDDLIQCYRDLPQMVSHLHLPVQSGSNDVLQAMKRNHTIDVYIEKIEKLRKVRPDMHLSSDFIIGFPGETDENFEETYQFIQDLDFDHSYSFVYSKRPGTPAAELEDTTPEQVKKERLAKVQDWIKQSSIRKTDAMLGTVQRVLVEKVSDKDPNVLVGTADNTRYVTFIGDASWVGRFAEIEITEIKTLNLVYGELLNLEPDVA